Part of the Arachis hypogaea cultivar Tifrunner chromosome 6, arahy.Tifrunner.gnm2.J5K5, whole genome shotgun sequence genome, TAGTAGCTGTCCTAGTTTCAAACAAAAATTATTCAGTTTCAAACTTCAAGGCATATATTTGTTATCTATATAAAATATGGTTCTAGATCTCCCATTCTGGAAGAAATACATGTCAGGTATTCTCATTTAGTAGAAAGCAGAAATTCAGGCTGTAAAAGGGGTATTCTTATAGCTAAAGTTAGTTATATATTGTGAGTTACTCAACTGGAAGCATCTAAGAGGCATTAGAAGAGATAATACCTTCATAAGATTTTAATGTAGAAAAGATGATGGCCAATGATTCTATCGGCAAAAGATTGCTTGCTGCATTCACATAAACTAGTCGCGGAGCATGTGACAGCAATTTTGACAAAAACTTCAAAGTCTCCATGCCACCACGGTTTTTGCTGTGCAAATTTAAAAGCATGTCAAGTGATTGTATGTGAAACATCAAATAAGAGTGACAGAAGAACTCTTAAGTATTAATCAGAACCTTATATTAATTTTCACCAGCTTAACCTCCTCCTTTATTAGATCTTGAAGCTCCGAAAAACCAGATGAACCCAATCCAATGCCTGCAACATCAAGCACTTCGATAGGGGTGCTCATAAATTTTCCCAAAGCTCCAGCCACTTGACTGTATAGATTATAGCAAAATGCATTCAAAGCAAAATCAACAGATAAATAGTatgggtgtgtgtgtgtgagagacaGAGAGAGTGATATTTGATAGTCTATACTCAGACCTCCCAAGGTAATtgtcagcaatagacagagattTCAATGGTCCTTTGAAGGTAGAAAGGGCATCTAGAAGATTATTCACCCCATCATGGGACAGCTCACAATTCTCAAATTTCAAATGCGACAAGTGAGAGCAAGTCTCAGCTGCTCCAACAAAATAGGGAACTAAACTCCTGTAAGTTTGATGATGGGCAATCAGAAACTAATTTTACATCTTCAAAATATACCTAGAAAATGGAAACAAAATTGACCTGATCCCATCATCCTCAATGGAATTGTCACTTATATCCAGTTCCTCCAAGTTAGGCATGTGACCAAGAGCATATCTAAGATTTTCCACGTCATCTTTCTGTAAATTGTTCCCCCTGTAAGACAAAAACCAGATTAGAATATCTTTTTCATCAAACACCAGtcacaatttatatttaaatacaacAAGGTCAACCCTTTGTCTTACTGCAGCTCACATTATGTGACCAAAACAAAAAGCAATCAAACATAGAGCACTCTAGTATTAATTTTCCATACACATGTAATTATATTCATCACAGCCAAAAAGAAGTCAATTATACAAGAATCTCATATCACACAGAAAGTACTCAATCATACTTATTATCATGCTACCTCAGGTTGAGTACACGCAACATTTGCAAGGAGTTTCCATTTCCTGGACACAGATTCGAACGGCTTGCAAAAATCCTGTTAACGTCATAAAGCCATCCTCCTATCTTGAAGAGTGCCGGGAACTATATGTTAGCCATCAAATAAcactaataaaacaaaatatgcaGATTAAAATCTCACCCTATTATCAGAAAGGTCAAGGACAGATATTCTAGGCAAATGGTTCAGAATAGTCACAAGAAGAGATTTTGCAAAACTCCGTCCAAGGTGGCTGTCAGAAAATTTTAATGAGCACAGGGACCTAGCAACAGCACAAAATAAGGTTAAAAGAGAGAGAATCTTTTACCTATATATTTATCCAAGTAAAAGACAGTTATGCAAACAGCAAACTGAACAAAAGATTAAATTAGTTGATGATACAATTGTCATGTGAAACATAGTAGGAGATCTCATTAAAACACATTGAATGTAGTCTACCATAAGATCATTGCTTCTTAACAATTTGGTTAATTCTTCCCTGTCTATCAAATCAATTCCAAATCAAAACTAGCATTGTACAATACTACACGttgatggaaaaagaaaaaactagAGAAACAACTCATTGCTCCTTAAGAAATTTAGAACTTCAAGTCTTATTAAGTCTTTCAAGTGGTCCTGATTACTTGGACCACATTCCAAACTCAATGAAATCACAAGGTATAAACAGAGGTGCTAAAAATATAATAAGGAAAATACAGAACTAAACTTATGCTCATATACCTTCCTGAAGACAAAAATGACACAAGTCCACTAGGTAAAGATACTGCACATGGTTCCAGAAAATTTGAGGCAATAATTGAGAAGTTTTGTATCCCATGTCTTTGTACACTCTCTGTGACCATAGAACCACATAATCCATTAATAAAATCGGCTGAAATTGTGCAGTGAACAAATTCCAGGGACGTTAATGTTTTACTATGTTGAGCGAGAAGTTTGCATAATCCATCAATCTGTGAAACATTGCAAGTGAAACCATCAACACCAAGGTCATAATTTTGAGCAAATAAAGAAATACTTCAAGTTATTATCACGATTGTTGGTCATCCAGAGATGATTAGACTTGACGGGCTCCGACTGGACCAACCAGACTACAGTGAAATCTTGGTGTGATTTCTCATTTTATGGTTGTAGTTGTCATGACATGAATAAGCAGCTTCAACTAAATTGAATCAGACAGAACATCAGACTAACAAACTATAAGATTGGAGTAGAGCATAGCAGACCAGCTTAATTTTAGGGTTAAAAAAGAGAGTTTTATTAGCTATATATTGTGTCTATTCTATCCACAGCTAGTTTTAGTTCAGTTTGGCACAATTACTGGACAAGCAAATCCAGGAAATAAAGCTAACCAAAGATATGGAACAGATACATCATATCCATGCAAACTCAAGTACAGATACGTTACAGATCACTCAAATCTATTGGATGAATGAAAGCTTACTTGTTCCTTGGATCTAATACATCTTAGCACCAGAATCTGCAGCTTGCATTCCCTTAATAAATCCTGCAAGTCAGAGCATATAAGATGACATACTGTATCACCTGTTTTAAAGGGATAAAGGAGTTGAAACCTAGGAAGAACAACAGCTACATGAATTTTACtgtaaatttgtaaatttaatattttgtagATACTAATTATAGTTTGTGAGCGAAATAAGAAATTTCTTTTCATaactattttttagaaaaaaaaatgctaTTACATAATACATACAATTGAAAATGTATGCACAAATCGAAATTAGATATCGCCATTTGATAAGATGAAAATATAATGATTGTCATTCCAAAAGGATAAATATCAAATAGTCTCTGGATTTAATAAAGGATTTCTTCAGGATATTCTAGAAAGCACAACTTACACTAGTTTCTGCAGTACACAGAACATTTTGCAGCCTCAGACGACTGCATGAACACAAACATaaatgaataaaagaactagTCAAGACAACATGAGGTGGTATACAGTATTACTAATTCATCAGCATGATTATCATTGTAAACAAAGACCGTAAAATCGTAAACCACAGAAAACCAATTTTAACTAGTCAACTGGATCCACTAGACCACTACTGATGAACAAAGCAAGGTTAATCAACAAGCAAGCTTCATTAACAGAAAAAAGGAAGTATTTATCcaagaatataaattaaaaatccagAGGACCCTCCCTCGTTCGATATCTAAAGTCAATCTTAACTGATCGTTTCCATATAAATTATGACACAACAATACTATAATGTCTTACCTCGCATGACTGCCAAATCGAAGGCAATGGTAAGATAATTTACAATGGTCACAAGTTGAATGATTTGTTCGTTCCCCAAAACCAATATGTTTCAATATTGTATCTGAAATGAAGATAGTGAAACCAGAATAATTTATGTTTATAAATTAAAGGGATAGAAACAGTGGATGAGGGGGGTTGTGCATCCACAAAAAGATTATTTGTGCACAAAATCAAGATGGAGGGGACCTTAAATATACAGATAGTACAAATGGCATTGATGCAAACACAAACTTTTAAAAACTTTACTTCATCAGAAGGTATAGGGAGGTGGGATTGAGAATACTAAAAGCATCAATTGGCGCTTCAAAGGGTTTCGCAAAAAGGATAGTCAAACAGTTCTAgaaactttcaatcaccaatagCTCATTCATTCTTTATCTTTGGTCAAACCAAGATGGCCTTTGTCTGTTTAAAAAACTTATATGCTTAGAAGTAGAAGTGATATTAACATTGAAACTCAAATATCTTCATGGACACAAAGCAATATTAAGAGCAAAATTAAATGTTTCCATAAATGCTTTAAAAATCAGACGTGAGCAGATTTTTTCCTAAGCTAGAACTAGAAGAAAACTTCACACACAAATTTTCCAGAGGGAGAGAATTATCATTATACCTGGAATCTGTATGTTGCCAAGATACCCATTAAAAGACGGGACTAGTGCTATTTCTGCTGCTTCATCTAAACAGCTGTTATGTCACAAGGTTTTATAAAAGATTAAACTATGAGCAAAGACAAtagtaaatattaaataataaaaatatattatgaaaCTGATATTATGTGTTAGCATACTTCTGTAAATGGTTTTCCCAATAAGCTTGCAGCCAGTCTGCTGGTTGCATCTGGTCAATGAGATGAGGCCACCGTAGTTTAAAAAAATTCCGCCAAATTGTATTTAGATTCCAATCCCTGTATCAGCAAGAAAACACAAGTCACAACAAATAAGAATTTACTTGCACAAAAAGGTAAACTATCTACAAGTACAATGTTCTTTGCAACCTTCCACGTTTCCTCTTGTTGGTTAATTCATCATGAGAAAATCCTTCCTCAATCTGGTCTTGAAATGGCCTGTTACATTAACAACAAGAAGTGTGTCCAACCAATGTAAGATAGAAATCCAgaggtaaaaataaaaagaaagagatgTAAAAAAAAGGCAGCTTGTAAGAGCCAAATAAAGAATTGATGCATTACTCACCCTACTACAAAATCATGCTGTTATCAGTAATAAAAACCATATGCTCACATGCAACATCAAGATTATAACATTTTAAGCATATTTAGACGACTGTTGCTTAAAATTTACAAAACCTTCCACCAATCAATCAATAATTCATAATTACTTGTTTAGACAATTCTTAGTTATACTATTACTAGCTACTTGCCAGGAACacattttaatgtatttttaaatgTACCAGCTATATGTTTTTTATATGATAGAAGAATTGAAAATCAATTA contains:
- the LOC112695122 gene encoding uncharacterized protein isoform X1; this encodes MPEVPSLVSLCIDTLARQLFLRDNDHDDDDDDDDGAVISVIYDLPFDLVNTLITRLPPFALLKFHLHMPFQDQIEEGFSHDELTNKRKRGRDWNLNTIWRNFFKLRWPHLIDQMQPADWLQAYWENHLQNCLDEAAEIALVPSFNGYLGNIQIPDTILKHIGFGERTNHSTCDHCKLSYHCLRFGSHASRLRLQNVLCTAETSDLLRECKLQILVLRCIRSKEQIDGLCKLLAQHSKTLTSLEFVHCTISADFINGLCGSMVTESVQRHGIQNFSIIASNFLEPCAVSLPSGLVSFLSSGRSLCSLKFSDSHLGRSFAKSLLVTILNHLPRISVLDLSDNRIGGWLYDVNRIFASRSNLCPGNGNSLQMLRVLNLRGNNLQKDDVENLRYALGHMPNLEELDISDNSIEDDGIRSLVPYFVGAAETCSHLSHLKFENCELSHDGVNNLLDALSTFKGPLKSLSIADNYLGSQVAGALGKFMSTPIEVLDVAGIGLGSSGFSELQDLIKEEVKLVKINISKNRGGMETLKFLSKLLSHAPRLVYVNAASNLLPIESLAIIFSTLKSYEGNLEHLDLSGHIWDYQQDRVSIDTEFVHNGKPRLILPLPSASIVPYDDDP
- the LOC112695122 gene encoding uncharacterized protein isoform X2, whose translation is MPEVPSLVSLCIDTLARQLFLRDNDHDDDDDDDDGAVISVIYDLPFDLVNTLITRLPPFALLKFHLHMPFQDQIEEGFSHDELTNKRKRGRDWNLNTIWRNFFKLRWPHLIDQMQPADWLQAYWENHLQNCLDEAAEIALVPSFNGYLGNIQIPDTILKHIGFGERTNHSTCDHCKLSYHCLRFGSHASRLRLQNVLCTAETSDLLRECKLQILVLRCIRSKEQIDGLCKLLAQHKSVQRHGIQNFSIIASNFLEPCAVSLPSGLVSFLSSGRSLCSLKFSDSHLGRSFAKSLLVTILNHLPRISVLDLSDNRIGGWLYDVNRIFASRSNLCPGNGNSLQMLRVLNLRGNNLQKDDVENLRYALGHMPNLEELDISDNSIEDDGIRSLVPYFVGAAETCSHLSHLKFENCELSHDGVNNLLDALSTFKGPLKSLSIADNYLGSQVAGALGKFMSTPIEVLDVAGIGLGSSGFSELQDLIKEEVKLVKINISKNRGGMETLKFLSKLLSHAPRLVYVNAASNLLPIESLAIIFSTLKSYEGNLEHLDLSGHIWDYQQDRVSIDTEFVHNGKPRLILPLPSASIVPYDDDP